The nucleotide sequence TCAGGCGCAGATTTCCAAGAGGGCAAGAGTATGAATGACGACGACCAGAATCCGGTTTCGGAACAACAGCTCTACGACCGGCTGACCCGCGGCACCAGCCGCCGTGAAGCGCTCAAGACCCTGGCCGCGGCCGGCTTTTTCGCCGCCGGCGGCGCGAGTCTGGTACTCGGGCCCAAGGCGCGCGCGGCGTCCAACCAGCCCAAATACGGCGGGCATATCCGGGTGGCGCTTTCATCCAGCTCCACCAAGGACACGCTGGACCCGGCCAAGGGCGCCACCGCGATCGACTATTGTCGCGACTTCATGTTCTACAGCGGTCTGACCGAATACGACTCGCATCTGCAGCCCCAGCCGGCGCTGGCCGAATCGTTCCAAACGCCGGACCGGGGCAAGACCTGGGTCTTCAAGCTGCAGCGCGGCGTGACGTTCCATAACGGCAAGGCGCTGGCACCGGACGATGTCGTGTTTTCGATCATGCGGCACAAAGATCCCGCGACGGGCTCGAAGATCAAGCCGCTGGCCGACCAGATCGACAAGGTGACCGCCTCCGGCGATCACGAGGTCACGGTCACGCTGACCACCCCGAACGTGGATTTTCCGGCGATCACCGCGATCTCCCACATGCTGATCGTGCCCCACGGCACCACGGATTTTTCCCAGGGCATCGGCACCGGCCCTTTTACATGCGCCGAGTTCAAGCCGGGCGTACGTTCGGTGGCGCACCGCTATGCCGGCTACTGGAAACCCGGGAAACCCTATCTGGATACGATCGAGACCGTCGGCATCGGCGACAAGTCATCGCGCATCAATGCCCTGATGTCGAACGGCGTCCAGATGATCAACGATGTCGATCCCCATGCCGCCGAGCGCATCAAGAACGCGTCGAACACCCGGCTTTCG is from Salinisphaera sp. LB1 and encodes:
- a CDS encoding ABC transporter substrate-binding protein, translating into MNDDDQNPVSEQQLYDRLTRGTSRREALKTLAAAGFFAAGGASLVLGPKARAASNQPKYGGHIRVALSSSSTKDTLDPAKGATAIDYCRDFMFYSGLTEYDSHLQPQPALAESFQTPDRGKTWVFKLQRGVTFHNGKALAPDDVVFSIMRHKDPATGSKIKPLADQIDKVTASGDHEVTVTLTTPNVDFPAITAISHMLIVPHGTTDFSQGIGTGPFTCAEFKPGVRSVAHRYAGYWKPGKPYLDTIETVGIGDKSSRINALMSNGVQMINDVDPHAAERIKNASNTRLSAVNSGNYSDLIMRLDMEPGKRPAFVEGMKYLLDRDRMKQIIYSGYADIANDQPLPPTNPYYFDGLPQRTYDPDRARSLFKKAGVTGAKLQVVASQAANGSVEMATFLQQAADRAGLKMQIKRAPAEGYWSNYWAKQPITFGNINPRPTANILFSQFFTSSAPWNESHWHDPKFDQLVTAARQETDKTKRQQMYADMQRMIHQSSGIGIPLFITDLTGYSSQLGGMDHKIPLGAMLGHRFAEYVWWKG